A portion of the Pseudodesulfovibrio sp. JC047 genome contains these proteins:
- a CDS encoding mechanosensitive ion channel family protein translates to MTFTTPIILIESNPLLDMAAKTGLLLLGAMFTFIIARALLVSIAHAFARRTKSKIDDILMEEGFFSRAALLAPAPVLFWGLELFPQIKHVLDDAIYAYLAVAIILVLVRFINSLARLYQTFDIANRRPIKGYVQLVKLFIYILGSIAVVSILLGKSPWGLLSGIGAMTAVIMLIFRDTILSLVAGIQISANDLLNKGDWIEMPAMNADGDVVDIALNTVKIQNWDKTITAIPTYKFLDTSFKNWKSMTDGGGRRIKRSIKIDLSSVTFADQNLIERLSKVQSLTEYITTRQAEITEANQRSKADPTSKLNGRHLTNIGLFRRYVLEYLQTHPLVRQDMTLIVRQLQPEADAGVPLEIYCFTSKTDWVAFEGVQSDIMDHLLAALPEFELKAYQRNALVDGRNVT, encoded by the coding sequence TGCTGGACATGGCGGCAAAAACCGGCCTGCTCTTGTTGGGAGCCATGTTCACCTTCATCATTGCCCGCGCTCTTCTGGTCAGTATCGCCCACGCATTTGCCCGAAGGACCAAGAGCAAAATCGATGACATTCTCATGGAGGAAGGCTTTTTTTCCCGGGCCGCGCTCCTGGCCCCCGCCCCAGTCCTGTTCTGGGGACTGGAACTTTTTCCCCAAATAAAACACGTTCTGGATGACGCCATCTACGCGTACCTGGCCGTTGCAATCATTCTGGTGTTGGTCCGCTTCATCAACAGTCTGGCCCGACTCTACCAAACATTCGACATCGCCAATCGACGCCCCATCAAAGGGTATGTCCAATTGGTGAAACTCTTCATCTACATATTGGGAAGCATCGCGGTGGTCTCTATCCTCCTCGGCAAATCGCCGTGGGGGCTGCTCTCCGGTATTGGTGCCATGACGGCTGTCATCATGCTGATTTTTCGCGACACCATCCTGTCTCTCGTTGCAGGCATACAAATTTCTGCCAACGACCTGCTCAACAAGGGTGACTGGATTGAAATGCCCGCCATGAACGCGGATGGCGATGTGGTGGACATCGCTCTCAACACTGTCAAGATTCAAAACTGGGACAAAACCATTACGGCCATCCCGACCTATAAATTTCTGGATACCTCATTCAAGAATTGGAAAAGCATGACCGATGGAGGCGGACGCCGTATCAAACGCTCCATTAAGATCGACCTTTCTTCCGTCACCTTCGCCGATCAAAACCTGATCGAACGACTCTCCAAGGTGCAATCCCTCACCGAGTATATCACGACTCGACAAGCCGAAATAACCGAGGCCAACCAACGATCCAAGGCCGACCCGACCTCGAAACTCAATGGTCGGCACCTGACCAATATAGGCCTATTCCGACGGTATGTGCTGGAATACCTTCAGACTCACCCTCTGGTCAGACAGGACATGACCCTGATCGTTCGCCAGCTTCAACCCGAAGCCGACGCAGGCGTTCCTCTTGAAATCTACTGTTTTACCTCAAAAACCGACTGGGTTGCCTTTGAGGGAGTCCAATCCGATATCATGGACCACCTGCTTGCAGCACTCCCAGAATTTGAACTCAAGGCCTACCAAAGAAACGCTTTGGTTGATGGTCGCAACGTCACCTAA